In a genomic window of Desulfobulbaceae bacterium:
- a CDS encoding response regulator, with protein sequence MPNKRILAIDDEPSIIYSIKKALSLLPYELHSASNGFEAINMLKHLVPDLILLDLSMPQMNGIEFLKAINLKPDDPYAVIILTGHGNDDEMRQCYELGAHFFFRKPFGITDLTCLVERCTRFKDLERESINYRHYLEESVENQNSYISKLSLALDSSSTSIIMTNDEFKVTYINRSYSTKSGFSLHDIQGEDISRLFASENRPQFADIKQQLLSGNAWKGELQSLSTNGRTFWVALSISPIKDPVSKITNFILIQDDISVLKEVEIEKKLLAQLAEQHRQDKLNFSNNMSHEFLTPIHIISTTATVLELKITDKSLHKYVDYIHKAVDDLTSSTIRILDLKRLNSQMLRPNLSEVSLKSLFNHITHSQMPKAAAKNLQLSYTLEENTPEQFITDEIFLVQIINYLVDNAIKFTESGQITITGTKDNEHNCLIVDITDSGIGIIDSKLQIIFESFSQADGSNSRPYNGLGLSLTLAQKLTEALGGKITVKSVINEGSCFSIILPLSPESFK encoded by the coding sequence ATGCCGAACAAGAGAATACTTGCCATAGATGACGAACCATCAATTATCTATTCAATAAAGAAAGCATTAAGCTTACTGCCCTACGAGTTGCACTCTGCCTCAAACGGATTTGAAGCAATTAACATGCTCAAGCATCTGGTTCCGGATCTGATTCTTCTAGACCTGTCAATGCCTCAAATGAACGGCATTGAGTTTCTTAAAGCCATCAATCTTAAACCTGATGACCCTTACGCTGTGATAATTTTAACTGGTCATGGTAATGATGATGAGATGCGGCAGTGTTATGAACTAGGCGCCCATTTTTTCTTTCGGAAACCTTTTGGCATCACAGATCTGACCTGCCTGGTAGAACGTTGCACAAGGTTTAAGGATCTTGAACGTGAATCCATTAATTATCGGCACTATCTTGAGGAATCAGTTGAAAACCAAAACTCTTATATCAGCAAGCTGTCATTAGCTCTTGATAGTAGTTCAACCTCCATCATCATGACCAATGACGAGTTCAAAGTGACTTATATTAACAGATCGTATTCGACTAAATCAGGATTCAGCCTTCATGATATACAAGGAGAAGACATCTCGAGGCTATTTGCCTCTGAAAACCGTCCGCAATTTGCAGATATCAAGCAGCAGCTTCTCTCTGGCAATGCCTGGAAGGGTGAACTGCAATCGCTTAGTACCAACGGCCGCACGTTTTGGGTTGCCCTATCCATCAGCCCTATAAAAGATCCTGTCAGCAAAATCACAAATTTTATTCTTATCCAAGATGACATTTCCGTCTTGAAGGAAGTAGAAATCGAAAAGAAACTCTTAGCTCAATTAGCAGAACAACATCGTCAGGACAAACTTAATTTCAGTAACAATATGAGCCATGAGTTTTTAACTCCGATTCACATTATCAGCACGACAGCTACCGTACTTGAGTTAAAAATCACAGACAAATCACTACACAAGTATGTTGACTATATTCACAAAGCTGTCGATGATCTTACCTCAAGCACCATTCGAATTCTTGACCTGAAACGCCTCAACTCTCAGATGCTTCGACCGAACCTCTCTGAAGTTTCTTTGAAGAGCCTGTTTAACCATATTACCCATTCACAGATGCCGAAAGCTGCCGCAAAAAACTTGCAACTTAGTTACACTCTCGAAGAGAACACTCCAGAACAGTTCATCACCGATGAGATATTTCTGGTGCAGATCATCAATTATCTTGTCGACAATGCAATTAAATTCACTGAATCCGGACAGATTACAATTACAGGTACAAAGGACAATGAGCACAACTGCCTTATAGTTGACATAACGGATAGCGGCATTGGGATAATCGATTCAAAACTGCAAATAATTTTCGAGTCATTCAGTCAGGCAGATGGCTCAAACTCCAGACCGTATAACGGTCTCGGCCTTAGCCTAACTCTTGCCCAGAAGCTTACTGAAGCCCTGGGAGGCAAAATCACCGTTAAAAGTGTCATTAATGAAGGCAGCTGCTTCAGTATCATCCTCCCTCTATCGCCAGAAAGTTTCAAATAG